A region of Candidatus Binatia bacterium DNA encodes the following proteins:
- a CDS encoding ABC transporter ATP-binding protein → MEERNHVEARGLVKEYTDGPRKVRVLSGIDLDIAAGETVAIIGESGVGKSTLLHLLGGLDRPTAGTVRVAGTELGALRDRELARFRSESIGFVFQFHHLLPDFTALENVMMPCLIGGESPAVAKERATAMLERVGLGARLQHRPGELSGGEQQRVAVARALVRRPALVLADEPTGNLDPDTGAEVERLLIELNHEAGITCVVVTHSPRLASAMDRTMRLTHGHLEAA, encoded by the coding sequence GTGGAGGAGAGGAATCACGTCGAGGCGCGTGGGCTCGTCAAGGAGTACACGGACGGCCCCAGAAAGGTTCGTGTGCTGTCCGGCATCGACCTCGACATCGCAGCCGGGGAGACCGTCGCCATCATCGGCGAGTCCGGTGTCGGCAAGAGCACGCTGCTCCACCTTCTCGGCGGCCTCGATCGACCGACTGCGGGTACGGTTCGCGTCGCCGGCACCGAGCTCGGCGCGCTGCGCGACCGCGAGCTGGCGCGCTTCCGCAGCGAGTCGATCGGTTTCGTCTTTCAGTTCCATCATCTGCTGCCGGATTTCACGGCGCTCGAGAACGTCATGATGCCGTGCCTGATCGGCGGCGAGTCGCCGGCCGTCGCGAAGGAGCGCGCGACGGCGATGCTCGAGCGGGTCGGGCTCGGCGCGCGCCTGCAGCACCGTCCGGGTGAGCTGAGCGGCGGCGAGCAGCAGCGGGTCGCGGTGGCGCGCGCGCTGGTGCGCCGTCCGGCGCTCGTCCTCGCCGACGAGCCCACCGGCAACCTCGACCCCGACACCGGCGCCGAGGTCGAGAGGCTGCTGATCGAGCTCAACCACGAGGCGGGCATCACCTGCGTCGTGGTCACGCACAGCCCGCGGCTCGCGAGCGCGATGGATCGAACGATGCGCTTGACGCACGGACACCTGGAGGCGGCGTGA
- the bamA gene encoding outer membrane protein assembly factor BamA, giving the protein MSARIAGSRVAAWLRVALVAVLVCAAGVAAAQPGGRSGAPTLAAVEIRGNHRVDEGAIKIHVKSQPGQRFDPARVDQDVRAIWAMGFFDDVVAELDEAPGERGQAILTFRVHERPFITTVTIEGNEDLKQEELEAALKVRARTIYDPEKVRRGIEDARRLYEEKGYLDVEITPELRPGPAEGDVELVYKVQQGEPIRISKIEFTGNENISSSDLRGVMQTKEKWFLSWLFKSGTLNRDALKTDVERITAYYYDNGYVNVKVGEPKVERDGDSLKITIDIQEGEQYDFGEIRFAGDVPPTSEEEAQLFEAIEAEKGTTFRASVLRDDVTKLTDFLGDQGYAFANVEPETLIRPEEKAVDVTFRMNRGRPVTIGKIEITGNTKTRDKVIRRELKIGEQEQFSATKLRKSRDALRRLGFFSDVNLTTRQSPVPDQINVLVDLKEGSTGAFSAGAGYSSGDQFLFNVRISENNLFGRGQRIVFNADFGSIRRNIYVAFTEPYVFDTDLLGSITLYNTELDFNDFTRGSTGFSLRGLYPLEALGFERLGPFSLEDTRVGLEYRFERGRIFDVSLDAPPGIFTEQGEVTVSSIAPNILRNTLNHAFDPTAGSFQEISLEFAGLGGTKFIRLEGRGRWFFPIYRIRDFGTLVFSSGGTIAYGKGESGLSGNELPLIERYFPGGINTVRGYETRTLGPRENVFDPQGNIINSEPIGGSNELVVQNEIIFPIVQQLGLRGVLFFDLGNAWLHDDGIDIGNLRYSVGGGVRWLSPFGPLRVEFGVPLNIKPGERKSSVLFSFGAPL; this is encoded by the coding sequence GTGAGCGCACGGATCGCGGGAAGCCGCGTCGCCGCGTGGCTGCGCGTCGCCCTGGTCGCGGTGCTGGTGTGCGCGGCCGGCGTCGCCGCGGCGCAGCCGGGAGGACGCAGCGGCGCGCCGACGCTCGCCGCGGTCGAGATCCGCGGCAACCATCGCGTCGACGAGGGCGCGATCAAGATCCACGTCAAGAGCCAGCCCGGACAGCGCTTCGACCCGGCGCGGGTCGATCAGGACGTGCGCGCGATCTGGGCGATGGGCTTCTTCGACGACGTCGTCGCGGAGCTCGACGAGGCGCCCGGCGAGCGCGGGCAGGCGATCCTCACCTTCCGCGTGCACGAGCGGCCGTTCATCACCACGGTCACCATCGAGGGCAACGAGGACCTCAAGCAGGAGGAGCTCGAGGCCGCGCTCAAGGTGCGCGCGCGCACGATCTACGACCCCGAGAAGGTCCGGCGCGGCATCGAGGACGCGCGCCGCCTCTACGAGGAGAAGGGCTACCTCGACGTCGAGATCACGCCCGAGCTGCGGCCCGGTCCCGCCGAGGGCGACGTCGAGCTCGTCTACAAGGTGCAGCAGGGCGAGCCGATCCGCATCAGCAAGATCGAGTTCACCGGCAACGAGAACATCTCCTCGAGCGACCTGCGCGGGGTCATGCAGACCAAGGAGAAGTGGTTCCTCTCCTGGCTGTTCAAGTCCGGCACGCTGAACCGCGACGCGCTCAAGACCGACGTCGAGCGCATCACCGCGTACTACTACGACAACGGCTACGTGAACGTGAAGGTCGGCGAGCCGAAGGTCGAGCGCGACGGCGACTCGCTGAAGATCACGATCGACATCCAGGAAGGCGAGCAGTACGACTTCGGCGAGATCCGCTTCGCGGGCGACGTGCCGCCGACGAGCGAGGAGGAAGCGCAGCTCTTCGAGGCCATCGAGGCGGAGAAGGGCACGACGTTCCGCGCGAGCGTGCTGCGCGACGACGTCACCAAGCTCACCGACTTCCTCGGCGACCAGGGCTACGCGTTCGCCAACGTCGAGCCGGAGACGCTGATCCGACCGGAGGAGAAGGCCGTCGACGTCACCTTCCGCATGAACCGCGGACGTCCGGTGACGATCGGCAAGATCGAGATCACCGGCAACACCAAGACGCGCGACAAGGTCATCCGCCGCGAGCTCAAGATCGGCGAGCAGGAGCAGTTCTCGGCGACCAAGCTGCGCAAGAGCCGCGACGCGCTCCGCCGTCTCGGCTTCTTCTCCGACGTCAACCTGACGACGCGTCAGTCGCCGGTGCCCGACCAGATCAACGTGCTCGTCGACCTCAAGGAGGGCTCGACCGGCGCGTTCAGCGCGGGCGCGGGCTACAGCTCGGGCGACCAGTTCCTGTTCAACGTCCGCATCTCGGAGAACAACCTCTTCGGACGCGGGCAGCGGATCGTGTTCAACGCCGACTTCGGCTCGATCCGGCGCAACATCTACGTCGCCTTCACCGAGCCGTACGTCTTCGACACCGACCTGCTCGGCTCGATCACGCTCTACAACACCGAGCTCGACTTCAACGACTTCACCCGCGGCAGCACCGGCTTCTCGCTGCGCGGGCTCTACCCGCTCGAAGCGCTCGGCTTCGAGCGCCTCGGTCCGTTCTCCCTCGAGGACACGCGCGTCGGCCTCGAGTACCGCTTCGAGCGCGGCCGCATCTTCGACGTCTCGCTCGACGCGCCGCCGGGGATCTTCACCGAGCAGGGCGAGGTCACGGTGTCGTCGATCGCGCCGAACATCCTGCGCAACACGCTGAACCACGCCTTCGACCCGACGGCGGGATCGTTCCAGGAGATCTCGCTCGAGTTCGCGGGCCTCGGCGGCACCAAGTTCATCCGCCTCGAGGGCCGCGGGCGCTGGTTCTTCCCGATCTACCGCATCCGCGACTTCGGCACGCTGGTCTTCTCGTCGGGCGGCACGATCGCCTACGGCAAGGGCGAATCCGGTTTGTCGGGCAACGAGCTGCCGCTGATCGAGCGCTACTTCCCGGGCGGCATCAACACCGTGCGCGGCTACGAGACCCGCACGCTCGGTCCGCGCGAGAACGTCTTCGACCCGCAGGGCAACATCATCAACAGCGAGCCGATCGGCGGTTCGAACGAGCTGGTGGTGCAGAACGAGATCATCTTCCCGATCGTTCAGCAGCTCGGTCTGCGTGGCGTCTTGTTCTTCGATCTCGGCAACGCCTGGCTCCACGACGACGGCATCGATATTGGCAACCTGCGCTATTCCGTCGGAGGCGGCGTGCGCTGGCTGTCTCCGTTCGGGCCGCTCCGGGTCGAGTTCGGTGTGCCGCTCAACATCAAGCCCGGCGAGCGCAAGAGCTCGGTCCTCTTCTCGTTCGGCGCTCCGCTCTGA
- a CDS encoding OmpH family outer membrane protein, translating to MKGVSVGRAGIAAVLLAILCVPFDAAAEVKIGYVDLQRALNESAAGKKAKEDFRAQVSKLESQLKGKKEELDRLKNELETKGMVMRDEERRKLEDEFESKRLELKRRFEDSQAELQKKDQELTGKIIQDLQQIIKEVGDKEGYTLILELGTSPVLYYKKSADITDQVLSVYNAKR from the coding sequence ATGAAGGGAGTCTCCGTCGGCCGCGCCGGCATCGCGGCGGTGCTGCTCGCCATCCTCTGCGTCCCGTTCGACGCAGCGGCCGAAGTGAAGATCGGCTACGTCGACCTGCAGCGCGCCCTCAACGAATCGGCCGCGGGCAAGAAGGCGAAGGAGGACTTTCGCGCTCAGGTCAGCAAGCTCGAGAGCCAGCTCAAGGGCAAGAAGGAGGAGCTCGACCGGCTGAAGAACGAGCTCGAGACCAAGGGCATGGTCATGCGCGACGAGGAGCGTCGCAAGCTCGAGGACGAGTTCGAGAGCAAGCGCCTCGAGCTCAAGCGCCGCTTCGAGGACTCTCAGGCCGAGCTCCAGAAGAAGGACCAGGAGCTGACCGGCAAGATCATCCAGGACCTCCAGCAGATCATCAAGGAGGTCGGCGACAAGGAAGGCTACACGCTGATCCTCGAGCTGGGCACGAGCCCCGTGCTCTACTACAAGAAATCGGCCGACATCACCGATCAGGTCTTGAGCGTCTACAACGCGAAGAGGTAG
- the lpxA gene encoding acyl-ACP--UDP-N-acetylglucosamine O-acyltransferase encodes MPQAMSVLGNEIARFVPHRYPFLLVDRVIEFEPEKRIVAIKNVTWNEPQFTGHFPDRPIMPGVLICESMAQAGGLLVHGSFHGGFDIEQLAQEGVFLVLTSLDNVKFRRQVVPGDQLRMEVELVRRHRPLWKMRGVATVDGHVVAQAEFSAVEVAGDGGARPESRPSSPPPVRIHPTAIVARGAKLDFGVEIGPYGVIGPNVTLGRGTRVGSHACIDGHTTLGADNRISPFASVGSIPQDKKYKGEPSRLIMGDRNSVREFATLSLGTEGGGMETVVGNDNLFMNNSHVGHDCRIGNGATLANGVALAGHVTVDDYAIVSGLAAVAQFVRIGESAFIGGGSMVVMDVPPYCMANGDRAKLVGLNVVGLERRGFTSEQISELKRAYRLLFQSKLLARDAIARIREELASSPHALAMADFVANSERGVTRP; translated from the coding sequence GTGCCCCAAGCCATGAGCGTCCTCGGCAACGAGATCGCGCGGTTCGTCCCGCACCGCTATCCGTTCCTGCTCGTCGATCGGGTGATCGAGTTCGAGCCCGAGAAGCGCATCGTCGCGATCAAGAACGTGACGTGGAACGAGCCGCAGTTCACGGGACACTTCCCGGACCGGCCGATCATGCCCGGCGTCCTGATCTGCGAGTCGATGGCGCAGGCGGGCGGGCTGCTCGTGCATGGCTCGTTTCACGGCGGCTTCGACATCGAGCAGCTCGCGCAGGAGGGCGTCTTTCTGGTCCTGACGAGCCTCGACAACGTCAAGTTTCGCCGCCAGGTCGTGCCCGGCGACCAGCTGCGGATGGAGGTCGAGCTGGTGCGTCGGCACCGGCCGCTGTGGAAGATGCGCGGCGTCGCGACGGTCGACGGCCACGTCGTCGCGCAGGCCGAGTTCTCCGCGGTCGAGGTCGCTGGGGACGGCGGCGCGCGTCCCGAGTCGCGCCCGTCGTCGCCGCCGCCGGTGCGCATCCATCCGACGGCGATCGTCGCGCGCGGCGCGAAGCTCGACTTCGGCGTCGAGATCGGACCCTACGGCGTAATCGGACCGAACGTCACGCTCGGGCGCGGCACGCGCGTCGGCTCGCACGCCTGCATCGACGGCCACACGACGCTCGGCGCGGACAACCGCATCTCGCCGTTCGCGAGCGTCGGCTCGATCCCGCAGGACAAGAAGTACAAGGGCGAGCCGAGCCGTCTGATCATGGGCGACCGCAACAGCGTGCGCGAGTTCGCGACGCTGTCGCTCGGTACCGAGGGCGGCGGCATGGAGACGGTCGTCGGCAACGACAACCTCTTCATGAACAACAGCCACGTCGGGCACGACTGCCGGATCGGCAACGGCGCGACGCTCGCGAACGGCGTTGCGCTCGCCGGCCACGTCACCGTCGACGACTACGCGATCGTCTCGGGGCTCGCCGCCGTCGCGCAGTTCGTGCGCATCGGCGAGAGCGCGTTCATCGGCGGCGGCTCGATGGTGGTCATGGACGTGCCGCCGTACTGCATGGCGAACGGCGACCGCGCGAAGCTGGTCGGGCTGAACGTGGTCGGCCTCGAGCGCCGCGGCTTCACGTCGGAGCAGATCAGCGAGCTGAAGCGCGCCTACCGCCTGCTGTTCCAGAGCAAGCTGCTCGCGCGCGACGCGATCGCGCGCATCCGCGAGGAGCTCGCTTCGTCGCCGCACGCGCTCGCGATGGCGGACTTCGTCGCCAACAGCGAGCGCGGCGTGACGCGCCCGTGA
- the lpxI gene encoding UDP-2,3-diacylglucosamine diphosphatase LpxI (LpxI, functionally equivalent to LpxH, replaces it in LPS biosynthesis in a minority of bacteria.), whose translation MDASSSTGRLGLIAGNGVFPRLVAQGAREVGVEVVACAHVGETDPELEHEVASCTWVRVGELGKIIRTFKQAGCERAVMAGGIKKARLFSGFRPDLRGAAFLARMRTLYDDKLLRGVAEELESEGIRVIPSTEYLPRLVPQPGVLSRRAPKAKERADIAFGFEVAKAIGAFEIGQTVVVKDGLVLAVEAVEGTDAAIRRGGELARSGAVVVKVSKPQQDLRFDVPAVGPETIRLMAEVKATVLALEARRTIILERERTLEAAAAAGISVVAVEMEPATGTAGETPARR comes from the coding sequence GTGGACGCGTCGAGCAGCACGGGACGCCTCGGGCTGATCGCCGGCAACGGCGTCTTCCCGCGCCTGGTCGCGCAGGGCGCGCGCGAGGTGGGCGTCGAGGTCGTGGCCTGCGCGCACGTCGGCGAGACCGACCCCGAGCTCGAGCACGAGGTCGCGTCGTGCACCTGGGTGCGCGTCGGCGAGCTCGGCAAGATCATCCGCACCTTCAAGCAGGCGGGCTGCGAGCGCGCGGTGATGGCGGGCGGCATCAAGAAGGCGCGCCTGTTCAGCGGCTTCCGGCCGGACCTGCGCGGCGCCGCGTTCCTCGCCCGCATGCGGACGCTCTACGACGACAAGCTCCTGCGCGGCGTCGCCGAGGAGCTCGAGTCCGAGGGCATCCGCGTCATCCCGTCGACCGAGTACCTGCCGCGGCTCGTGCCGCAGCCGGGCGTGCTGTCGCGGCGCGCGCCGAAGGCGAAGGAGCGCGCCGACATCGCGTTCGGCTTCGAGGTCGCGAAGGCGATCGGCGCCTTCGAGATCGGCCAGACGGTGGTCGTGAAGGACGGGCTCGTGCTCGCGGTCGAGGCCGTCGAGGGCACCGACGCCGCGATCCGGCGCGGCGGCGAGCTCGCGCGCAGCGGCGCGGTGGTCGTCAAGGTGAGCAAGCCGCAGCAGGACCTGCGCTTCGACGTCCCCGCGGTCGGACCCGAGACCATCCGCCTGATGGCCGAGGTCAAGGCGACGGTGCTCGCGCTCGAAGCGCGCCGCACGATCATCCTCGAGCGCGAGCGCACGCTGGAGGCGGCGGCCGCGGCCGGGATCTCGGTGGTCGCGGTCGAGATGGAGCCCGCGACGGGCACGGCGGGCGAGACGCCCGCGAGGCGCTGA